TCAACGCTGGCCGTTAGAAAGAACTTGTATTTCGCGGTGGGAAATACGACGGTCCCCTGGTCCCGACCTTCTGTCACCAGGCTACCTTGCTCACCGATTTCTCGCTGAAGTTTCACCAGCCGCTCTCGCACCGCTGGATTGGCGGCCACCACGGAAGACACCGCCGTGACGTCCGGTGATCGGATCAATTCTGAAACATCAGTTTCGTGCAGAAACAAAGCCTGACCGCGGAACTCCAAATGAGTCTCCGCGGCAATTTTTGCGACGGCAGCTTCGTCCGATTCTGAAACCCCGGCCTGCAAAACGGCCCACGCGATGGCTCGATACATCGCTCCTGTGTCGAGAAAGCGGACGTTCAGTCGTTCGGCCAGCATTCTGGCGACCGTGCTCTTGCCCGACCCGGCTGGCCCGTCAATGGTAATGATCATAATGGCCAACGTCGCAAACGGTTGTGGCTTCTTCAGGACCCGCCATGCTAACCGTCCAGTGCCCCCGATTTGAAGATATCAACCGAGTTTTTCGGTGAACTTCAATGAAACGGAAACCACGTTGCGAAAGCAATTGCGTTCGTGATTACGGCTACTGCTCTTTGGAATCGCTGGCAAATTCGATCGCTGACGGATTGGCGACTGACTGAGACGGTCGGCTCGCGAACGCAACGGTACTCGGCAGTTGTCGGCGACTCTGCCCCGGCGATGACTGTTTGGCCTTGCTGATGTCGCCGCGTAAGCTACCACTCTGAAACGGCCCAATGCCCATCACAAACGAATTATTATCGTTGGATTGAGCCATCGCGACGCCGCCTTCACCCAAAATCTGTCTGGTCTTTGCATCGTAAAGCACCATGCCGATCTTGGAGTATCCGAATTGCGACTTGCGTTCTGCCAGGCGAATCTCCGGAATGGTCAGCATACCAGGCAAGGCGATTTCAGGCGTCCCCAGATACGCTTCCGTAGTATCGGTGCCAACTCCGCCGCTGCGGACTTCCATCACAATTTCAGCGTCATCCGCTTTGTCAACGATGTGCCCGCCAGCCCGCATTACTCGGTGACGCACCGACCCAACAATGTACGGTTTGTCGATGCTCTCAAGATACTTCTCCTCAACATACACCTTCTGGTCATAAAGTGGCGTAAAGTCCACTTTGTCCAACGATTGGTCGACAGCATTCGAAAGCAGCATCTGCTCCTTTGCCGTCCGCGCAGTATTTGAGGTCTTGGTCGAAGCACAGCCGGAAATGAAGATAGCGAGCACCGCTGTGGCGAAGAACGAAAGAGTACGAAATGTCATTGTCAATCCTTTGACGCTTTGAAGGCGTTTGCCCGCATTCGCCGGAAATCTAAACGCCGACGCAGTTTGCCTCAATAGGACATACACGCTGGAAAGACGCTTCACACCGCAAATCACGCAACACGCCACCCAACGCCGAATTCCATCCCCCACGATCGGCAATTCCTGCCGCGCCGGGGCGGGACGGCCCGCCAGCCGATTGGGGCT
This DNA window, taken from Fuerstiella marisgermanici, encodes the following:
- the cmk gene encoding (d)CMP kinase; this translates as MIITIDGPAGSGKSTVARMLAERLNVRFLDTGAMYRAIAWAVLQAGVSESDEAAVAKIAAETHLEFRGQALFLHETDVSELIRSPDVTAVSSVVAANPAVRERLVKLQREIGEQGSLVTEGRDQGTVVFPTAKYKFFLTASVDARARRRHREMVASGSSLTLATVTTQLRQRDARDENRAHAPMKAAKDARTIDTSNLSIAQVVDLLTKIVSA
- a CDS encoding DUF6655 family protein, which translates into the protein MTFRTLSFFATAVLAIFISGCASTKTSNTARTAKEQMLLSNAVDQSLDKVDFTPLYDQKVYVEEKYLESIDKPYIVGSVRHRVMRAGGHIVDKADDAEIVMEVRSGGVGTDTTEAYLGTPEIALPGMLTIPEIRLAERKSQFGYSKIGMVLYDAKTRQILGEGGVAMAQSNDNNSFVMGIGPFQSGSLRGDISKAKQSSPGQSRRQLPSTVAFASRPSQSVANPSAIEFASDSKEQ